Genomic segment of Oncorhynchus tshawytscha isolate Ot180627B linkage group LG13, Otsh_v2.0, whole genome shotgun sequence:
gctttttttaatggtggttttggtgcagtggcttcttccttgctgagcagcctttcaggttatgtcgatataggactcgttttactgtggatatagatacttttgtaccggtttcctccagcatcttcacaagatcctttgctgttgttctgggattgatttgcactttttgcaccaaagtacgttcatctctaggagacagaacgcctctccttcctgagcggtatgacggctgcgtggtcccatggtgtttgtacagatgaacgtggtaccatcaggtgtttggaaattgctcccaaggatgaatcatacttgtggaggtctaccattttttcccttaggtcttagctgatttcttttgatttccccatgatcaagcaaagaggcactgcgtttgaaggtaggccttgaaatacatccacaggtacacctccaattgactcaaatgatgtcaataagcctatcagaagcatgacataattttcgggaatttcccaagctgtttaaaggcacagtcaacttagtgtatgtaaacatccgacccacaggaattgtgatacagtgaattataaattaaattaaagaatctgtctgtaaacaattgttgtgtcatgcacaaagtagatgtcctaaccgacttgccaaaactatagtttgttaacaagagatgtgtggagtggttgaaaaactacttTTAaggactccaaactaagtgtatgtaaactaccgacttcaactgtataatcaTGAAAACATTCGGCAAACATTTCCATTATAAAAAGGGTCTGCATCCTTTCTCTATACTCACCTTCGTCATTCTTTAGTCTATCCAGCTGCCCTTTCTCTGTCAGCGCCTCGCTCTCCTTCACAAATGCTATCATGCCACCAAAGGGAGAGGACAGAATCTCCTCAATAAACTCCTGatgaaaggagaaagaaagaggggaacaTTTCATTGGAGTAAATACTTTGAGTAAACTGACTATCTGTGAATCTGGCACACATGACAAAACTCAATTTCCCAGAATCCCTGAGCAGGTTTACCTGGCTCCTGGCCTGGAGGAGCTGTTGGAAACCCTCAACCTCTTTACTGTCATCAGCTGCCCTCTCCTATGatatggagaaaaagagaggaaaacAGCATGACATCTTTCAATTCTGTATATTCACAAGACacagcctagcggttaagagcattggccCAGTAACccaaaggtcgctggttcgaatcccagagccgacGAGTTGAAAAATCTGCTGatgtgcacttgagcaaggcacctaattgctcctgtaagtcactctggataagagagtctgctaaatgactaacattttAATGTAAATAACTGAATGAAGGAGTCATTTCAGGTGGGTAAATAAGTGAATCGTTCATGTTTATGGTTTTAAACTTGTGTTATTCTCACCATGAGTACACTGAGCATCATGTCGTAGTTGTTGATGAGGAAGATGAGCTGGTCCCTGCGTGAAGGGAACTCTGCAGCCATCTTCAGGACAAAGTTCTCCACTTCAACCTGAAAATACCCGTGTTAGCTATATCAAATCACACAAAGCACTATAGCAAATGTTTATGCTAATTGTAGGATCCCAACTATTTATACTGTCttactgttttttaaattattgtttAGTTGTGTACCTGAAGTTGGCCAAGGAGGGTGTGGGTTCGCTCGCTGGTGAATGTCTGGTTAATGCTGACTATGGCAGAAGAGAACTCTGCATATCTGCGTGTGATCTGAAACACAACTGGTGTCAACAACTGTCTGGTATTATTAGATATTGATACAtaaaacacgtgtgtgtgtgtgtgtgtgtatgtgtgtattcatACATAGTGTGGTCTGGTGTCCAACACGCCCAGTTTTTGAGGATCCGTGTTGCGGATGCTCTGAATGTTCATCTCCAGGATAAGCTCAAACCTGGGCCACAGCAGTTCCAGCACCGCATCCCAGTACCTGGCAACCCATGGAGAAACAATTACATCAGCATCAAGGGTGGATTTCTGAGTTAAGATGTGTGTTTTCATTGAACAAATTTGTATCGAATCCATTGACGTCAATATGTGATTTTCATTTGACGTTTTAGTCGTTTAGCAGACGGGGTAAAGTAGGGAGTgaattttcatacttttttgtactggtcccccgtggaaattgaacccacaaccctgacattgcaagcgccatgctctaccaactgagccactcaGGACCATCATCATGAAACAAATTACATTAACATGTCAGGCCCCAAATGTTACATTTTACAGTACATATAGTAAAAACACTACTGTATCATAAGTTAACAATTTGGACATTCCCCTTACTTATAGCATATACACtcaccggacagtttattaggtaaacCGATCTAGTACGGggtcggacccccctttgcctccagaacagcttgAATTATTTGGGGGGTGGATTCTACAAGGGACCTAACTCATGCCAGGGAAAAAATCCCTCACCAGTATActaccgccaccagcctgtacaaggcaggatgggtccatggactcaAAATCCTGACTCtaccatcagcatgacgcaaaacgaaccgggattcgtcggaccaggtgatgtttttccactcctcaattgtccagtgttggtgatggcgttgcccactggagccgctgCTTCTCGTTTTTTAGCTGATATGAGTGGAACCCAGTGTGGTCGCCTGCTGCAgtagcccatctgtgacaaggacCGAGTTGTGCGTTCTgggatgccgttctgcacaccactgttgtgccgttatgtctgtttgtggcctgttagcttgcacgattcttgccattctccttcgacctctctcatcaacaagctgtttttgtccacaggactgccgctgactggatgtttttttgtttgtcgcaccattctcagtaaaccctagacactgtcgtgagtgaaaagcccaggagggcagccgtttctgagatactggatccggcgCGCTTgccaccgacgatcataccacgctcaaagtcactaaggtcactcgttttgcccattctaatgttcaatcaaacagtaaccgAATGCCTCGATTCCTGtatgcctgctttatatagcaagccacggccacgtggCTCACAGTCTTCGGGAGCGATCCATCTTCCTGAACGGGGTAGCTAATAAACTGTAGGGTGAGTGTATAGCATACTGCAGGAAATAGGATAAGTCTACAGCATTATGCTCCAAGTTAAAAGTGTATGGAGTTTTTGCACTGATTGAGTACTACTAACTTGTCCAGGGCTGGGATGGTCCTCTTGTTTGTGATGGCTCTGAAACGCAGGATGATGTGGATACACAGGAACACGGCGATGCTGTCGTAGCAGTCCGACACATAGGTGGACATGCTCTTCTGCAGGGGAAAGAAAAGAGGATGAGAGGGAAAGGTGGGTATAGGTACATTAGAGAAGGAGTTAGTCATATCATAAGAGACCATCATCATTATCAGTTCACAAAAAAGGTCCTCCACCGTTAAAAAGCTCTGTTATGCCTTtaccattgttttttttttttttacagcaatgCTTTGGTGAAAAAGTCTTCTCGTACCAGGAACAAGCTGAGCGTCTTTCCCATGACGCTGTTGAAGAGGTCCAGCGCAGAATTTCCAGCCACCATGAAGAAGtcagacaggaagaggaactCTCGACAGCCGTTGTCCAAGAGGGCGTAGTGCTGACTGCGGAACAGCGTCTCATAGGGATACTGAGAGGGGACGAAGAAGGCTGGTTGGGTGACTTGATAATCTACATCAATGTTAATATTAGAACTGGAGTCCACATGCTTTTCTGCGAAGCATTGCGTTTAACTGTCAATCTGTGGTCCGAGTTCTGCCGTTGTGCATTCCtttaagatgtgtgtgtgtgtgtgtggtgacaagACAGTAGTGAGAGAAGCACAGGTGTGTTGGAGCAGTACAGCTTAACGATATCTAGACGTTTAGGGTTGGCTTTGTGTCTTCACCTCACAACCTTATACTCTATGCATGTTCAAATGATTTCAGAGTAGTGCTAAACATCTTATCATTAAAAGGTAGGTTCATTTCATTCAAAATGTCTGTTACTCTCGAGCAGTAGTACGTGGCATAGTTTGGAGGGGTTGTACAGCACTGCCAGTGGTCTCACCCTGCAGTCCCCTCTCTGGGCAGTGTGGGGGATGAGGATGGGCCCCTCCAGCTCGGCAGGGCTCAGCACGGCCCCCCGCTGGCCCAGGGTGAAGATGGTGTTCCTGCTCTTCAGGGAGGGCTTGGAGAAGAAACCTTTCTTGGCCGTGTCTTCCACTCCCATCAAGTCATCTTTGTCTGCCACCTCTTCATACTGTCAACAGAGAAAGAGGTTACGCGAACAGTATTAAAATAGTATCAGCTAATTTGACTGATATGACACTTGACACGATTGAAAATGTACCATCAAACACAACATAGCCCTTGCTGTACATTATAGCAGCAAGCTGTTTCAGAACAATTCACAGTGACAACCTAAATTAAGGTACTGTATATTGAGCCTATAAACCAAGAGAAGGCATTTTAACTCCTTCACTCCCTTAGCACCTGTGCCATTCGCTCACCTGTACTTTGAGGAGCCTGCCGCTGTACGACTTGAAGTAACTGTAGTAGATCTTACTCATGGTGTCCACATATTCATCCCTGATCTCCTTGGCCACTGTCCTTTCGTTTGCCAAGAGGAACTGATAGAAAAACCTAAAGTACGAAGAAACACTTACGATTGTGGTAGATACATGACTGTGGCGGTTCTTTTTAGTCTGTTTGAAGGTATCCAAACATGTGGAAGGTTTTGAAGCCTGTTATAAGCCTATATCCTTACCTGTACTTGAGGAGGGTGTTCTGGGGGATTTGGTAGTTGGTCATGGGCTTTCTGAAGGAATAAATCTTCTGCAGGATAAATTCTCGGATCTTTGTGACAGCCTGTGGAACAAAATAAAAGGCAGTTTTATACACAATATCTTTGCTCCGTTACCTTCCACACCGTTATTCCTTGGTtacatctccttctcctcttcccatcccattctatttctctccctccctgtatcttcACCTTGATTTTGAGGCGGTCCACAATGTCCTGGATGTCAGAGCAGGCCAAAGTCTCCCTGAAGCTGAGCTCTTTGGCAAAGTTGATCTTGTTGTTGAGCTCATGGAGCTGCTCAAGGAACTCCTGCTCTGTCACCGGGCTCTCCAAGATTACCCTGCAGACCGGACAACATGTGGGGAACAGTTCTTAGAACACATGCTTACCCATAGGAACACTTACAACATCATAGAGACCGTCAAGTGCATTTCTCAGACATCAATATGACATATGGTTTCCCATTAAAACTATACAGGTACATGTATCGTTACAAATCTGTCTAAAACGCTAAAACACACAGTCCCTTACTGGATCATAGCTCCGGGCACCACCAGCTCATCCACCAGTTGGCTGAGGTGGCTGCGTACAGCCTGCCTGTTCTTCAGCCGCATGTTCATGCTGACCGACTGCTGCTGCAGAGTCTGGATCTCACTGCTGATGGACGAGAGGTCACTCTGGAAGCCACTCAGCATGCCCTCCAttcgctggagagagagagaggggggaaaggtggggatagagagagagagagagagagagagaggaagagagagagcaagaaagaggggggagaattTGTCAATGGCTTCGTTACATATTTTTGCCAGGAAATTGCAAAAGCATTCTTTCAAAACAACTGCACGTGCAAAAAATGTTGACCCATTTGGAATGGACTTATGGACTTCTGAAGCCACTTGATACACATTTGATTGAGGAAATCATCCACTCACCTCCAGTATGGAGTCACAGGCTGTGATCTGGTTGTGCAGAGAGGCAATATTCTGGCTCTCCTTGATATCTGACACAAGCTTCGTCAAAGATTACCTATCAGGGTGAACTACTGTACCTATCAGGAATTACCATAAATAAAGCACTAATTCTTTCACACAATCATTCAAGACATTAATGGATACAGTCTTTGATGGAAGCTTGTTCAATCCGTTGGAGTTCATCCTCCACTTGTTTAGAGTATTGCCGGAGGTCAACTCCCTGAAATAAACAGAGATTCAGATGAAAGGAAACCATCCGTTGATGAAACGTAGCCTTATATACAATCTGTAAAATGAAAACTAACCCGAAAATACAATTGAAACTGAGATGTGTTGATGTTTAGGACCACGCATGGTGCAGCCGTGGTACCACGATCTTACCGTTTTCAACGCCTCCTTCACCAAGTCATCTTCAAGATTAGCCTGTATGTGAACTGGTGGGTGAAGTAAAGGAAAGTAGCTAGTTTAATCTCCATAAAGGTACGTTCTTACATTCATCCAAGACACTGAACTAATTAGCTAAATTACTATTTGGCTATGAACACATTTTTTCCAGATGATATGATCATTACTTCATTGAAAAGACAATAATGCTGAAGGACTTACTGTCCACCTCATCCAAGATGAACTCATCTGTGGTCAAGTCCAAGTCACCCAGGTTGAGCGGGGCCATGGCATCTGTGTCAGGCTTCATCTGTTGAAGAACGACAGTAAATTGACATGGCTTTGGTGTACTTTGTAAAGGAAGATAGAAcaattcagctagctagctactccatTCATACGAGTAAAGACTTTGCTAGCTACTTAAATAGGCCTTTTCAATTGCAGCTTTTAGACAGTTGCTTTCTATTTTTTCCACCTCTGAGGCCCAGCCCCTAAAAAGTCTAGGGCTCTACTCTGACTTGGGGCCAATGGGGACTTCCAGGAGCGGGATGaaatatctgaccctgtatcagtggATAAGGGAAACTTCTACCCATCTGTTTATTTGGGTTGTTTTGGGGTACAGATAGTTCAGCCTGATTGTAGCGTTGGCCCCTTGATGACCCTTAGTGTGTGTCAGACAGAGATATATGCAACATGGACAAGAAAGCAACACATGTCTGTAATCGTGTGTGTTAAagaatgttattttatttattttgttcttaGCAGGTAACTTGCTAGCTCTGGTGCAGGAACGTCGCACTGGACCATAGCTTTAAACATAATAGCAATAAATCAGTGACTGGCTAGCTAGCCTTGCATCTCTGAATGATCAGGACGACGACAGCAAACACTACAGGTAATGTAAATCACCAGAAATGTAGCTGGTTAGAGATAGATAACAGTAGCTTGGCTAACGAGACAGATCAGACGATGATCTAGTTCGCTAGCTACGTAAATTGTGCTGGTGTTGTCAATGTAATGAACACAGAGAGCAATAGAAGTCGAACAGTCAAGTTATCAGAAACATATATGGTATGCAAGAATCATTAGCTAACGTCACCTCATCTTGTAAATATGCCATGGAATTCGCCGTTGAGTGGACAGTTGTGTTTACATCGGACATAGCAGCAGTCACTGCTCTATCCGCCATAGCTTCCAAACCTAAAAAAAACTACAAAGGTAGTGTGCTCTTCCCCAATGTCCCCGGGATACGTGAGGAAAAAGTAAAGATCATTTTGAAATTAGTTGAAAATAAATGTATGTTGAATACAATTATTAGACAAATATACACAATCTTAAAGGtaatgtatattttatttattggTATATTGTTTTAAAAGCTATCTTTTAAATATTGTATctctatcttgcactgaccctacgcacactcactagacctcaaatacacaccatatacacactcactcacacacttcatgattgtgtattttattcctcttgagTTAGTTACTATATAACTCAAGAGGAATGAAATACACaataatggagctatatacagggagtaccagatcaatgcgCAGAGGTACGAGATActtatgtacatgaaggcagggtaaagtgactaggcatccagatatatatatcaaatcaaatcaaatcaaatcaaatcaaattttatttgtcacatacacatggttagcagatgttaatgcgagtgtagcgaaatgcttgtgcttctagttccgacaatgcagtaataacgagcaagtaatctaactaacaattccaaaaaaaaaactactgtcatacacagtgtaaggggataaagaatatgtacataaggatatatgaatgagtgatggtacagagcagcataggcaagatacagtagatgatatcgagtacagtatatacatatgagataagtatgtaaaccaagtggcatagttaaagtggctagtgatacatgtattacataaggatgcagtcgatgatatagagtacagtatcaacgtatgcatatgagatgaacaatgtagggtaagtaacattatataaggtagcattgtttaaagtggctagtgatatatttacatcatttcccatcaattcccatgattaaagtggctggagtagagtcagtgtcattgacagtgtgttggcagtagccactcaatgttagtggtggctgtttaacagtctgatggccttgagatagaagctgtttttcagtctctcggtcccagctttgatgcacctgtactgacctcgccttctggatggcagcggggtgaacaggcagtggctcgggtggttgatgtccttgatgatctttatggccttcctgtagcatcgggtggtgtaggtgtcctggagggcaggtagtttgcccccggtgatgcgttgtgcagacctcactaccctctggagagccttacggttgagggcggtgcagttgccataccaggcggtgatacagcccgccaggatgctctcgattgtgcatctgtagaagtttgtgagtgcttttggtgaagtttgtgagtgcttttggtatatatatatatatatatatatatatatatatatatatatatatatatatatgtatgtatatgtatgtatatatatacatatatatgtatatgtatatatatatatatatatatatatatatatatatatatatatatatatatatatatatatatatatatatatatcagttgtatccggcgcatgtgataaatacaatttgatttgttccCAGACGGACACGTTTTGCGGATGGAACCACTTCCTCTGTGAACTCTCGAAACGAACGCAAAAGCCCTCGCGAGAGCCTTGGAATTTCCTCTTTGAACGGAACCTGCTTCCAAGATGGTGAGTGCTGAATTGGGCTACAAAATTATTCTAAATATCTGCGTTCATCGTCGCTTTTAGGGTCATTCTGTACACTGGACAACGATGGTGAGATTGTTAAGATTGTTTTTGAGAGCTTTTAGCATGTATTTATTATATTGAAGTTGCATATATTGATGCAAATGAACAGCTAACTGCCAATGCTAAATTGCCTATTCCGCGCTGACACTGCTGCATGGAAGTACAGCTTTTGTCAGTATAGGCTTTGGTTGTGGTCTTTTATTCACAAAATATAGATTATAAATTATAAATATAGAGTGAGGGTAGTAACCCTCACTTTTACACACTAGTTTGTTTGTGTGGTTGGTATTGGCCAATCAGTTTTCAACCATCCTTGTCAGCTAGTTTTGGTAATCTCAATGTTGGCTGATTTTGTTAAAGTTAGTAAGAACTTGTTCACGAGTTACAGTCTCTAAAGTCAGTCCATGTCACTACGGTAGCCATGTGAAGGCTGAGATTTGAACTCAACATTTTTACACTACATGTTTGCTAGTTTATTCCAGGCTTTGGAAGTACAAATTATTAATGCAGAAGGACAAATTAACGAAGGACAATGTACCTAGCAAAGTAAAAATCTCTATTGACCGTGTTTGTTCTGTTATTTCTCTGCAGTCTCTGGTCATTCCTGAGAAGTTCCAGCACATTCTTCGTGTTCTCAACACGAACATTGATGGTAGGAGGAAGATTGCCTTCGCCATCACAGCAATCAAGGTAGACTTGTTCAGAATGTCTTTCTCAGAACCAGGTAGCGATGTCTGCACTGTTGGCAATTGTGGGAATGAACCTAAGTAATGTTTTATTTGTCTTTCCTACACAGGGTGTTGGCAGACGATATGCCCATGTTGTCCTGAGGAAGGCTGATATCGACCTCAGCAAGCGGGCTGGAGAACTGACTGATGATGAGGTGAGGAATACATGGGGCTGTTGTGTGCTTACTGTTTCTCTAAACATGACAGCTGTATGTATTGGAGGGGCTGAGGCTGGAATTCAAACAACACTGTGCTGGTTGATTGAATCCCAACCTTGCACTCCCTTCGTGGATTATCATGCATCAATcactgtggggtattgtgataggCCAAGTCATCTGCAAACTCAGTCTGCATTGATTAGTTTATTTTTCTACCTAGCATCTCACTAATGTTGATGTATACATGCATTTGTCCCCAGGTCGAGAGGGTAGTGACAATTATGCAGAATCCTCGCCAGTACAAAATCCCTGACTGGTTCCTCAACAGACAGAAGGATGTAAAGGATGGCAAGTACAGTCAGGTATGTGACTGCAGCAGACTTGCGATGTCTGGTGACTCATTTCTAAATTGGAACTAAACTATTTGAGTTAGTAGACATCCCATCTATGGTTTGTCAATACAAATTGAGTCATTGCTGAAAGCTAAATGTACATTTGTCTTAGAGTCCAGTCTTATAATGTTCCTTGTTTGTGTGTTATAGGTCCTTGCTAACGGTCTGGATAACAAGCTGAGAGAGGATCTTGAGAGGCTGAAGAAGATCAGGGCTCACCGTGGTCTCAGGCATTTCTGGGGGTAAGTGCTGTTATGTCCAGCTATATAGGTTTATTTTATGACCATGGCTGTGAACCCACTCAGAAGGGTTTGGGATCTGCAAAAATAAGCACCcgccaaatttgacattttttaaaatattgctTTTGTGTGTTCTAGATTTAATGAAAAGGGGAAATCCCATTTTTCAGCTAAAGGGCTGGTTTCCCGGACAGACTTAGTTCCGGATTGTTTACTAGGGCACATAGAAAATGAAAACAAGTGTTTGTTGTTGGATGGGTCAACTCTCTATTTTTGGACAACTTCCTAACCTTTTGTGTTTGGACTGAAAGGCACTTTCAAGACTCTTTCAATATGCTTGCAAGCCATGCCAGGAAGCTGGCCCTATACATGCTCTGTAAATGGTGTTTAGATTGATCTCTGTACTGCTGAGATGTTATATCAAGAATGCATCTTATTTTGTAGTCAATTGCAGTCAAACTCAGAATGTTGCACAGGTTCCTTGAGTAAGTGCTTATTATTGTAGGCATACCAATGTTATGGTATAATGGTACGCACATTCAACTTCTGCTGTCAATGTGTTCAGATCATTTTCTGTGTTTGTCCTACTAACCTACTACTAAATCTCATTAGTATGGGATTTCTCAAGTTGACTTCCTGGATACATttgtactgactgactgtccctctctctttcagtctgcgTGTGCGTGGCCAGCACACTAAGACCACCGGTCGTCGTGGTCGCACCGTTGGTGTGTCCAAGAAGAAGTAAACTGTCTCCCTGCTCCCCATGTGTCAATAAATGCCACAGTTCACACATTTGGCTGTTTGCTCATTTCTTCATACTGGGTTGTTTTGGTGCGGTTGTTGGAGTAATGTAGTTGACTCAGAACAGAGCCTCGGTCAGTGGCAGTTTTGTCTTTCTTTGCTCCCATGTAGGTAGTTTGTGGTATACTTTTGAAAAGGTTGTAAAAGGGACTGGAGTGATGGTCAAAGTCCTAGGTTGTTACAACCTAGTGCATGGAGTGCTGTACTGTCCACCTTGGTGTTATACATGGTCATGTTCTCATAACCAACCAAGTTTCATTTTGATGAATTATTAGAGTtgagtaaagatgaggtcaaTTTACTACACTATAAATACAACATTTTGTTTTTTCATGATTTTAAGGGCACATTGTATTTGTCTTATAATCCTTGTTTTAGAAAATTATACTGATTGGCTGTACATGGctaccaagtgggtgggcctatgtccacctatggctgcacccctgcccagtcatgtgaaatccatagattagggcctaatacatttatttcaattaactaaCTCAGTTTCATATTTGTTACGTATGAATTCACCTACAGTGTATTCTGCATTTTGTTATGTGACAGCCTTAtactgaaatggattaaatagttttcccccccctctacaccccataatgatgaagcaaaaacaggattgAGAAAGCTagtcattgactgcagctcagcgttcaacaccataatgcccacaAAGATCACTAAGctaaaggaccctgggactaaacacctccctctgcaactggacttcCGGACATGCCGCactcaggtggtaagggtaggtaacaacacatctgtcacgctgatcctcacAGGGCTCAgtctcctgtacaccctgttcactcatgattgcATGGCCAGGCGCAACTCCAACGCCATTAActttgctgatgacaacagtggtaggcctgatcattgaactatgagacagcctatagaggtcagacctggctgagtggtgccagtacaacctctccctccctcaatgtgatcaaaacaaaggagatgattgtggactcaggaaaaggaagaccaagcatgtccccattctcatcgacagggctgtagtggagcaggttgagagcttcaagtttcttggtgtccacatcactaaaactatcatggtctaaacacaccaagacagtcttgaagagggcactatacaaagcctattccccctcagaaaaacgatttggcatggatcctcaaaagttatacagctgcacaatcgagagcttcgtgactggttgcatcactgcctggtatggcaacttctcggcctccgaccgcaaggcactacagagggtagtgcgtatggcccagtgcaTAACTGGGGCCACGcttgccacccaggacctctataccaggcggtgtcagaggaaggctctaaaaattgt
This window contains:
- the vps52 gene encoding vacuolar protein sorting-associated protein 52 homolog, encoding MADRAVTAAMSDVNTTVHSTANSMAYLQDEMKPDTDAMAPLNLGDLDLTTDEFILDEVDIHIQANLEDDLVKEALKTGVDLRQYSKQVEDELQRIEQASIKDYIKESQNIASLHNQITACDSILERMEGMLSGFQSDLSSISSEIQTLQQQSVSMNMRLKNRQAVRSHLSQLVDELVVPGAMIQVILESPVTEQEFLEQLHELNNKINFAKELSFRETLACSDIQDIVDRLKIKAVTKIREFILQKIYSFRKPMTNYQIPQNTLLKYRFFYQFLLANERTVAKEIRDEYVDTMSKIYYSYFKSYSGRLLKVQYEEVADKDDLMGVEDTAKKGFFSKPSLKSRNTIFTLGQRGAVLSPAELEGPILIPHTAQRGDCRYPYETLFRSQHYALLDNGCREFLFLSDFFMVAGNSALDLFNSVMGKTLSLFLKSMSTYVSDCYDSIAVFLCIHIILRFRAITNKRTIPALDKYWDAVLELLWPRFELILEMNIQSIRNTDPQKLGVLDTRPHYITRRYAEFSSAIVSINQTFTSERTHTLLGQLQVEVENFVLKMAAEFPSRRDQLIFLINNYDMMLSVLMERAADDSKEVEGFQQLLQARSQEFIEEILSSPFGGMIAFVKESEALTEKGQLDRLKNDEARITQLVRGFSSTWKQSVEALSQDVMRSFTNFKNGTGIIQGALTQLIQYYHGFHKVLAQPTFRSLAVRSELINLHHLMVEVKKHKPNF
- the LOC112264776 gene encoding 40S ribosomal protein S18 isoform X1 codes for the protein MSLVIPEKFQHILRVLNTNIDGRRKIAFAITAIKGVGRRYAHVVLRKADIDLSKRAGELTDDEVERVVTIMQNPRQYKIPDWFLNRQKDVKDGKYSQVLANGLDNKLREDLERLKKIRAHRGLRHFWGLRVRGQHTKTTGRRGRTVGVSKKK